One Oryzomonas sagensis genomic region harbors:
- a CDS encoding methyl-accepting chemotaxis protein: MTLFRNINLVWKFTIFAGLATLLLLIAMVVSYRGMRGTNERFELYADKYQTLGSTVGEMQAQGLQAEQAIRNVILNPGDDKALANYKKASAEFLKLHKEATATAAGIKDYAKRLEQVPPLWQEAAVIKDEIIRLARDGKQPEAIELLVQKETPQWRRIKDRIIETQNDIKKDMKAERASLDAFTVKTFTMTVATLVLTVVLVNVLLLVFWRVMQGSFNELTGRLRDIASGEGDLSKRIEIKGKDEMAQAAHWLNQFMNKLSQTISGVAGTTSTLASATFELNSTAEQMAASTEAVAAQAGTVATASEEMAATGQDIASNCNMAAESANRAVATTQRGFEVVRNTVNGIRERGARTKANARAIASLGERSDQIGQIVGTIEDIADQTNLLALNAAIEAARAGEQGRGFAVVADEVRALAERTTRATKEIGEMIRAIQQETRSAIVSMEEGVIGTEKGAQEAAQLETSLQEILEQVNAVTMQVSQIATATEEQTATTNEITNNIQKISEVIMDASRGAQNTAAASSGLSRLGEDLRSLVGHFRLA; encoded by the coding sequence ATGACGTTGTTCAGGAATATCAATCTGGTTTGGAAATTCACGATCTTTGCCGGACTTGCCACGCTGTTGCTTCTGATTGCCATGGTGGTTTCCTACCGGGGCATGCGGGGGACGAACGAACGTTTCGAACTCTATGCCGACAAGTACCAGACCCTCGGCTCCACCGTGGGCGAGATGCAGGCCCAGGGGCTCCAGGCAGAACAGGCTATCCGCAACGTGATCCTCAATCCCGGCGATGACAAGGCCCTGGCCAACTACAAGAAAGCCTCAGCGGAGTTTCTCAAATTACACAAGGAGGCGACCGCAACCGCCGCAGGGATCAAGGATTATGCCAAGAGACTGGAGCAGGTGCCGCCCCTCTGGCAGGAGGCGGCGGTCATCAAGGATGAGATTATCCGTCTGGCCAGGGACGGCAAGCAACCGGAGGCGATAGAGCTTTTGGTGCAGAAGGAAACCCCCCAGTGGCGCCGGATAAAAGACCGGATCATCGAGACCCAGAACGACATAAAGAAGGATATGAAGGCCGAGCGGGCATCCCTTGATGCATTCACGGTGAAAACTTTTACCATGACCGTTGCCACCCTGGTGTTGACCGTCGTGCTGGTCAATGTGCTGCTGCTCGTTTTCTGGCGGGTCATGCAGGGCTCGTTCAACGAATTGACTGGCCGTCTGCGGGATATCGCCTCCGGCGAGGGGGACCTGAGCAAACGCATCGAGATCAAGGGAAAGGATGAGATGGCCCAAGCGGCCCATTGGCTGAACCAGTTCATGAACAAGCTGTCCCAGACCATATCCGGAGTGGCTGGCACCACCTCCACCCTGGCCTCGGCCACCTTTGAACTGAACAGCACCGCCGAGCAGATGGCCGCCAGTACTGAGGCGGTTGCGGCCCAGGCGGGCACCGTGGCGACGGCCAGTGAGGAGATGGCTGCCACGGGCCAGGATATCGCCAGTAATTGCAATATGGCCGCCGAGAGTGCCAACCGCGCGGTGGCAACGACCCAGAGAGGGTTCGAGGTGGTCAGGAACACCGTTAACGGCATCCGCGAGCGGGGTGCGCGGACCAAGGCCAACGCCCGGGCAATCGCCTCCCTGGGCGAACGTTCCGATCAAATCGGCCAGATCGTGGGCACTATCGAGGACATTGCCGACCAGACCAACCTACTGGCGCTGAACGCCGCCATCGAGGCGGCCCGGGCCGGCGAACAGGGGCGGGGGTTTGCCGTCGTGGCCGACGAGGTGAGGGCTCTGGCTGAACGTACCACGCGAGCCACCAAGGAAATCGGCGAGATGATCCGGGCGATCCAGCAGGAGACCAGGAGTGCCATTGTCTCCATGGAGGAAGGGGTTATCGGCACGGAGAAGGGCGCCCAGGAGGCGGCTCAACTGGAGACATCGTTGCAGGAGATCCTGGAGCAGGTGAACGCCGTGACCATGCAGGTAAGTCAGATCGCCACGGCAACGGAGGAACAAACCGCCACGACCAACGAGATCACCAATAACATTCAGAAGATCTCTGAGGTGATCATGGACGCGTCCCGGGGTGCCCAGAACACGGCTGCCGCATCGTCCGGCCTTTCCCGCCTGGGAGAGGACTTACGTAGTCTGGTGGGCCACTTCAGGCTGGCCTAG
- the nuoE gene encoding NADH-quinone oxidoreductase subunit NuoE, whose amino-acid sequence MIPAQLKQELEQRVAQAITPREAAVDVMKELQRHYGWLTDEAVAEAAVLLGLSPLQVEELATFYEMIYRRPVGRTVVHVCDSISCWAMGGETLLRHLERHLGIEAGATTADNAVTLLPCCCLGNCGNAPALMIGDRLFGPVSPEQAAAIIADHRTPRPADP is encoded by the coding sequence ATGATCCCGGCACAGCTCAAACAGGAACTGGAACAGCGCGTGGCCCAGGCCATCACCCCCCGCGAGGCCGCGGTGGACGTGATGAAGGAGTTGCAGCGCCACTACGGCTGGCTGACCGACGAGGCGGTGGCCGAGGCCGCCGTCCTCCTGGGGCTTTCCCCCCTCCAGGTGGAGGAGTTGGCCACCTTCTACGAGATGATCTATCGCCGCCCCGTGGGACGAACGGTAGTCCACGTGTGCGACTCCATCTCCTGCTGGGCCATGGGGGGCGAAACCCTCCTGCGCCACCTGGAACGCCACCTGGGGATCGAGGCCGGCGCCACCACCGCCGACAACGCCGTCACCCTGCTCCCCTGCTGCTGCCTGGGCAACTGCGGCAACGCCCCGGCCCTGATGATCGGGGACCGGCTTTTCGGCCCGGTCTCACCGGAACAGGCCGCAGCCATCATCGCCGACCACCGCACTCCCCGCCCCGCTGACCCATGA
- the hemW gene encoding radical SAM family heme chaperone HemW — translation MFTRLYLHIPFCRRKCPYCAFVSQESTTADLDGYAHTLLAEMGLAAHAFRAERPLESVYFGGGTPSLIAPPLIDRILKRAGELFGLDREAEITLEANPGTVDRERLAAFRSAGVNRLSLGVQSFHDPLLKALGRIHSAVAAREAFLAARAAGFTNIGIDLIHALPGQTIGMWRSELEQALALGPEHISVYGLTVEEGTPFALRYGAESPFLPDEDLAVAMFEEADDVLTAAGYEHYEIANYALPGRRSAHNSGYWHRDGYLGLGCGAHSFLREGYGVRFGNPADLDAYAGTIAQGRLPHGAELSLTRQDAMAEFMFLGLRMADGIGADGFRQEFGIGLDETFEAALAKLTAMGLLEPAGNRVRLTRRGMLLSNQVFAHFL, via the coding sequence ATGTTCACACGCCTGTATCTCCACATTCCCTTCTGCCGCCGCAAATGCCCCTACTGCGCCTTTGTCTCCCAAGAGTCCACCACCGCCGACCTGGATGGTTACGCCCATACCCTGCTGGCGGAGATGGGCCTGGCAGCCCACGCTTTCAGAGCGGAGAGGCCGCTGGAGTCGGTGTACTTCGGCGGCGGCACCCCCTCCCTGATCGCCCCCCCCCTGATCGACCGAATCCTGAAACGGGCGGGCGAACTGTTCGGCCTGGATCGGGAGGCCGAGATCACCCTGGAGGCCAATCCGGGCACCGTGGACCGGGAGCGGCTGGCCGCCTTCCGCAGCGCCGGGGTCAACCGCCTCTCCCTGGGGGTGCAGTCCTTCCACGATCCCCTGTTGAAGGCCCTGGGACGCATCCATAGCGCAGTCGCGGCCAGGGAGGCCTTCCTGGCCGCCCGCGCGGCCGGTTTTACCAATATCGGCATCGACCTGATCCACGCCCTGCCGGGACAGACCATCGGCATGTGGCGCAGCGAACTGGAACAAGCCCTGGCCCTGGGACCGGAGCATATCTCCGTCTACGGCCTGACCGTGGAGGAGGGGACCCCCTTTGCCCTGCGCTACGGCGCAGAGAGCCCGTTCCTCCCCGACGAGGATCTGGCGGTGGCCATGTTCGAGGAGGCGGACGATGTCCTGACGGCCGCAGGCTACGAGCATTACGAGATCGCCAACTACGCCCTCCCCGGCCGCCGTTCGGCCCACAACAGCGGCTACTGGCACCGGGACGGCTACCTGGGACTGGGGTGCGGGGCCCACTCCTTCCTGCGGGAGGGATACGGCGTCCGCTTCGGCAATCCGGCCGACCTGGACGCCTATGCCGGGACAATCGCCCAGGGCCGCCTTCCCCATGGGGCGGAGTTGAGCCTCACCCGGCAGGACGCCATGGCCGAGTTCATGTTCCTGGGGCTGCGCATGGCGGACGGCATCGGGGCGGACGGGTTCCGGCAGGAATTCGGGATCGGTCTGGATGAAACCTTCGAGGCAGCCCTGGCCAAACTGACCGCCATGGGGCTGCTGGAACCTGCCGGCAACAGGGTCCGCCTCACCCGGCGCGGCATGCTCCTCTCCAACCAGGTCTTCGCGCACTTTCTTTAG
- a CDS encoding exosortase/archaeosortase family protein has protein sequence MKSAEYETTGKRDMPHEPRGAVQRPAASLVKTCLLFGLFMGIFHLTLWFAMPADTDPLRESTIRIVSGLLKRINVENSVDATYIMLKNKTWIITPECTAINVFILFVSFVLSYTSSARAKLVALAVGMPFIFAANIARLVFLGWVTEHAPHYARFTHDYAWQALFLILVVAMWLAWIELVVNREENPVLPR, from the coding sequence ATGAAAAGCGCCGAATACGAAACGACGGGGAAACGGGACATGCCCCATGAGCCAAGGGGGGCGGTTCAACGCCCCGCCGCTTCTTTGGTGAAGACCTGCCTGCTCTTCGGCCTTTTCATGGGAATCTTTCACCTCACCCTCTGGTTCGCGATGCCGGCCGACACCGACCCGTTGCGGGAAAGCACCATCAGGATCGTATCCGGCCTCCTGAAGCGCATCAATGTCGAAAACAGCGTCGATGCGACGTATATCATGCTCAAAAACAAGACGTGGATCATCACGCCGGAATGCACCGCCATCAACGTCTTCATACTCTTCGTCTCGTTTGTGCTGTCCTATACCTCTTCCGCCCGGGCAAAGCTCGTTGCCCTCGCCGTCGGCATGCCGTTCATCTTTGCCGCCAACATAGCCCGGCTCGTTTTTCTCGGCTGGGTGACGGAACATGCTCCGCACTATGCCCGTTTCACCCACGACTACGCATGGCAGGCGCTCTTCCTCATTCTGGTCGTTGCCATGTGGCTTGCCTGGATTGAACTGGTGGTGAACCGTGAAGAAAATCCTGTTCTTCCTCGCTAG
- a CDS encoding PKD domain-containing protein, with the protein MKNAVPIISVLFLILFFAGYALATCPAGSTWTTSWTDSGNQTTYTLEAPCKVYIGIPFTVTATATDSVNPNSDVAYPWAIYDTYSTSSKKIKGTIAGGAAGGADAWITTVNGQWQRTVPLTYSGTPYDHRIEFYANDLGYGTGGHSYGSRTIGDITVDPFFVDAGADITISASQQSSTILQGRVAGSGLTYRWLEGSTVLQDSQPVDGSGNAPLNLAGLPPLSPGAHTFTLSVTDGSATASDTVVVSVSAAPAPSPPLTSVPVMESWWLLPGIMGGVGIIFRRKRQQNQGSRG; encoded by the coding sequence ATGAAAAATGCCGTTCCCATCATCTCCGTCCTTTTTCTCATCCTGTTTTTTGCCGGCTACGCCCTGGCCACATGTCCGGCGGGTTCAACATGGACGACATCATGGACGGATAGCGGCAATCAGACGACCTATACCCTTGAGGCGCCGTGCAAGGTCTATATCGGCATCCCCTTCACGGTTACGGCAACGGCCACCGACAGCGTGAACCCCAATAGCGACGTCGCCTACCCCTGGGCCATTTACGACACCTACAGCACCAGCAGCAAAAAGATCAAGGGCACCATTGCGGGGGGCGCGGCAGGAGGCGCCGACGCCTGGATTACAACGGTCAACGGCCAATGGCAGAGGACGGTCCCCCTGACATATTCCGGCACTCCGTACGATCACAGGATCGAATTCTACGCCAATGACCTGGGCTATGGCACCGGCGGCCATTCCTATGGGAGCCGGACCATCGGTGATATAACGGTAGACCCGTTTTTCGTCGATGCCGGCGCGGACATTACCATTTCGGCCAGCCAGCAAAGCTCGACGATTCTTCAGGGCCGCGTTGCGGGAAGCGGCCTGACCTACCGCTGGCTGGAGGGGAGTACGGTTCTTCAGGATTCCCAGCCGGTGGACGGCTCGGGCAATGCCCCTCTGAACCTCGCGGGCCTTCCGCCCCTATCCCCAGGAGCCCACACCTTTACCCTGTCGGTAACGGATGGCAGTGCGACGGCCTCCGATACGGTCGTGGTTTCCGTGAGCGCCGCCCCTGCCCCCTCCCCACCTCTAACCTCTGTCCCGGTCATGGAGAGCTGGTGGCTTTTGCCGGGAATCATGGGGGGCGTGGGAATTATCTTCCGGCGAAAGAGACAACAAAACCAGGGTTCGCGCGGTTAG
- a CDS encoding c-type cytochrome: MKRAVAILVAFVAVAFVTVAAQAESKGEQIFKQKCAMCHIVKGKGGSIGPDLTKIAARLKEGDLKVQLENPKKKNPSTSMPSFKTLPKADMVALLGYLKTLK; encoded by the coding sequence ATGAAACGTGCAGTTGCCATCCTGGTCGCCTTTGTCGCCGTAGCGTTCGTAACGGTTGCGGCCCAGGCTGAGAGCAAGGGCGAGCAGATCTTCAAGCAGAAGTGCGCCATGTGCCACATCGTCAAGGGCAAGGGCGGCTCCATCGGCCCGGACCTGACCAAGATCGCCGCCAGGCTGAAAGAAGGCGACCTCAAGGTCCAGTTGGAGAACCCCAAGAAGAAGAACCCCTCCACCTCCATGCCCTCTTTCAAAACTCTGCCCAAGGCCGATATGGTCGCCCTGCTGGGGTATTTGAAGACATTGAAATAA
- a CDS encoding DUF507 family protein — translation MRLREDQIHRLAEKVYSDLAAEGLITPKGERGAVVAGIAKAISQDFSREQLLERDAERLLDETVAAMGRGAAEIDRRKMLRMIKEKLAKERKIVL, via the coding sequence ATGCGACTGAGGGAAGATCAGATACACCGCCTGGCGGAAAAGGTGTACAGCGACCTGGCCGCCGAAGGGCTCATCACGCCCAAGGGCGAGCGGGGCGCCGTGGTGGCCGGGATCGCCAAGGCCATCAGCCAGGATTTCAGCCGCGAGCAGCTGCTGGAGCGTGATGCCGAACGGCTGCTGGACGAAACCGTTGCCGCCATGGGGCGGGGCGCCGCAGAGATCGACCGGCGCAAGATGCTCAGGATGATCAAGGAAAAACTGGCAAAAGAACGGAAAATCGTACTATGA
- a CDS encoding DUF507 family protein, with the protein MSLSEDRVSNMAHEVINCIWRDDLADVIDESRALARVKQSLGAFFGAVEEIDGTVRAKLRNHAQGSRDWELLYQKFYQEELAKRHL; encoded by the coding sequence ATGAGCCTCTCCGAAGACCGCGTATCCAATATGGCCCACGAGGTCATCAACTGCATCTGGCGCGACGACCTGGCCGATGTGATCGACGAAAGCCGGGCTCTGGCACGGGTCAAACAATCCCTGGGCGCCTTCTTCGGCGCCGTCGAGGAAATCGACGGGACGGTGCGCGCCAAGCTGCGGAACCATGCCCAGGGGAGCCGGGACTGGGAACTCCTCTACCAGAAGTTCTACCAGGAAGAGTTGGCCAAGCGGCACCTTTAA
- a CDS encoding ATP-binding protein produces the protein MLDPELTAQLKRVLTSIEQLLPRPIPRIDWSVTTAANWHRHSFAGYLEPLDVVASIRLDDLLGIDEQKSVVEENTRQFLAGLPANNCLLWGTRGTGKSSLVRAILNSYAPRGLRVIQVDKDDLVHLPDIVDAIKAEPYRFLVFSDDVSFETGESSYKMLKSALDGSVYAPPENVLIYVTSNRRHLLPEYESDNRGAMLYNNEVHHGEAVEEKISLSGRFGLWVGFHPFSQDQYVEVVRQWVGKLCAKRDTASIWDDEARQAAILWSQQKGDRSGRIAYQFASHWVGKRLLARG, from the coding sequence ATGCTTGACCCCGAACTGACCGCCCAGCTCAAGCGGGTGCTGACCTCGATTGAACAACTCCTGCCCCGACCGATTCCACGCATCGACTGGTCCGTCACCACCGCCGCCAACTGGCACCGCCATTCCTTTGCCGGATACCTGGAACCGCTGGACGTGGTGGCGAGCATCCGCCTGGACGACCTGCTGGGCATCGACGAGCAGAAGAGCGTGGTCGAGGAGAATACCCGCCAGTTCCTGGCCGGGCTGCCGGCCAACAACTGCCTGCTGTGGGGGACCCGGGGGACCGGCAAGTCGTCCCTGGTGCGGGCCATCCTCAACAGCTACGCACCCCGGGGGTTGCGGGTGATCCAGGTGGACAAGGACGATCTGGTGCACCTGCCGGATATCGTGGACGCCATCAAGGCGGAGCCGTACCGGTTCCTGGTGTTCTCCGACGATGTCTCCTTCGAAACCGGGGAGTCCAGCTACAAGATGCTGAAGAGCGCCTTGGACGGCTCGGTGTACGCGCCCCCGGAGAATGTGCTGATCTACGTCACCTCCAACCGCCGCCACCTGCTGCCCGAGTACGAGAGCGACAATCGCGGGGCCATGCTCTATAATAATGAAGTCCACCACGGCGAGGCGGTGGAGGAGAAGATCTCCCTGTCCGGCAGATTCGGGCTCTGGGTGGGCTTCCATCCCTTCAGCCAGGACCAGTACGTCGAGGTCGTCCGCCAGTGGGTCGGCAAGCTCTGCGCCAAGCGGGACACGGCGTCCATCTGGGATGACGAGGCCCGGCAGGCGGCCATCCTCTGGTCCCAGCAAAAAGGGGACCGCAGCGGCCGCATCGCCTACCAGTTCGCCAGCCATTGGGTGGGAAAGCGGCTTTTGGCCCGGGGTTAG
- a CDS encoding transglycosylase SLT domain-containing protein has translation MQFPYKSFLITITGVSLFSLSVVPSRADDLLSQAAAQFREKDYNDAYSLAKRSAESPQRTFLLGVTALRLGKADEALPLLAGAEQKLPLAGDYAALYQAEALLKQKRYAEAAAKAQAIARAYPGSQLTRRADKLAADSLFGAADYRRAFKAYQAFVERYAAGSDSVDALFQAARSREENGDKSGAAQNYRSIWLNNPTAPQANQARDRLADLEKNGVKTALFTPEELLRRASSLYTQNDFSTALKALAVIQTDGQPEGFASRVDFRTGMAQYRLRNFKLAEKSFLRATASSLPSIRSEARFWRAKSLERQGQDQNEQAFALYMELAGEGKRQEFADDALMEAAGLRKNMGRFAEAARLYEQLAKNFPGSRFLPRSTWEAAWCHYLAGEYAVAAEAFKAQLKDNNVREKALYWLARTLENTASADAALYYRTLLDECPAGFYATWYRDRKGIADLREPLGKRNALTELPLPAGFEKPRLLAALGMQDEARVEMAAARKKNGDRKVAFPGLARIYVEMGEYGSAIALFLQNRPIKWEKTSLPLWTVGYPVAFADHIGQQAAANALSEGLVYALVRAESGFSPTIRSGAGAIGLMQLMPATAKQTAREKGNFNPQRLVAADYNIKLGTKHLRELLKGFDGDVVYSIAAYNAGAAAVERWRKNFKGLKKDEFIESIPYQETRDYVKKVYAAAATYRQLYGIK, from the coding sequence ATGCAGTTCCCGTATAAATCGTTCCTTATCACCATCACCGGTGTTTCCCTTTTTTCGCTGTCCGTAGTCCCATCCCGCGCCGACGACCTCCTGTCCCAGGCTGCCGCCCAGTTTCGGGAAAAGGATTACAATGACGCCTACTCCCTGGCCAAGAGAAGCGCCGAATCGCCCCAGCGCACCTTTCTGCTCGGCGTGACCGCTCTGCGTCTGGGCAAGGCCGACGAGGCCTTGCCCCTGTTGGCCGGGGCCGAACAGAAGCTCCCCCTGGCAGGGGACTATGCGGCCCTGTACCAGGCCGAGGCGCTGCTGAAGCAGAAACGGTACGCCGAGGCCGCTGCCAAGGCGCAGGCCATTGCCAGGGCTTACCCCGGTTCCCAACTGACCCGCCGGGCCGACAAACTGGCCGCTGACAGCCTGTTCGGGGCCGCCGATTACCGGAGGGCGTTCAAGGCGTACCAGGCTTTTGTGGAACGGTACGCGGCCGGTAGCGACTCGGTGGACGCCCTGTTCCAGGCGGCCCGCAGCCGGGAGGAAAACGGCGACAAGAGCGGCGCGGCCCAGAACTATCGCAGCATCTGGCTGAACAATCCGACCGCGCCCCAGGCGAACCAGGCCCGCGACCGGCTCGCGGACCTGGAGAAAAACGGCGTCAAGACCGCCCTGTTCACCCCCGAGGAACTTCTGCGCCGGGCCTCCAGTCTGTACACCCAGAACGACTTCAGCACCGCCCTGAAGGCGTTGGCGGTGATTCAGACCGATGGCCAGCCCGAGGGTTTTGCCAGCCGGGTGGATTTCCGGACCGGCATGGCCCAGTATCGCCTGCGGAACTTCAAGCTGGCCGAGAAGTCTTTTCTGCGGGCAACCGCTTCCTCCCTGCCGAGCATACGCTCCGAGGCGCGCTTCTGGCGGGCCAAGTCGTTGGAGCGCCAGGGGCAGGATCAGAACGAGCAGGCTTTTGCCCTCTACATGGAGTTGGCGGGCGAAGGGAAACGGCAGGAGTTTGCCGACGACGCCCTGATGGAGGCGGCCGGCCTGCGCAAGAACATGGGGCGTTTTGCCGAGGCGGCGCGCCTGTATGAGCAGCTTGCCAAGAACTTCCCCGGCTCCAGGTTCCTGCCCCGCTCCACCTGGGAGGCCGCCTGGTGCCACTATCTGGCCGGCGAGTACGCCGTGGCCGCCGAAGCGTTCAAGGCGCAGCTCAAGGATAACAACGTGCGGGAAAAGGCGCTGTACTGGCTGGCGCGGACCCTGGAAAACACCGCCTCGGCCGATGCCGCTCTCTACTACCGCACGCTCCTGGACGAATGCCCGGCCGGTTTCTACGCCACCTGGTACCGGGACCGGAAGGGGATCGCCGATCTGCGCGAGCCGTTGGGCAAGCGCAACGCCCTGACGGAACTGCCCCTGCCTGCCGGCTTCGAGAAGCCGCGCCTCCTGGCCGCACTGGGGATGCAGGACGAGGCCCGGGTCGAGATGGCGGCCGCCCGCAAAAAAAACGGCGACAGGAAAGTTGCCTTTCCCGGCCTGGCCCGCATCTATGTGGAGATGGGGGAGTACGGTTCCGCCATCGCCCTGTTCCTGCAAAACCGGCCGATAAAGTGGGAGAAGACCAGCTTGCCGCTCTGGACGGTCGGGTATCCGGTGGCCTTTGCGGATCACATCGGCCAGCAGGCCGCCGCCAACGCCCTCTCGGAAGGGCTGGTCTACGCCCTGGTCCGGGCCGAGAGCGGTTTCTCGCCGACCATCAGATCCGGGGCCGGGGCCATCGGCCTGATGCAACTCATGCCGGCCACGGCCAAGCAGACAGCGCGGGAAAAGGGTAATTTCAACCCACAGCGGCTGGTTGCGGCGGATTACAACATAAAGCTGGGAACGAAGCATCTCCGGGAACTGCTCAAGGGGTTTGACGGGGATGTGGTCTACTCCATCGCCGCCTACAACGCCGGGGCGGCGGCGGTCGAACGGTGGAGGAAGAACTTCAAGGGGCTGAAGAAGGACGAATTCATCGAAAGCATCCCCTACCAGGAGACCCGGGACTACGTGAAGAAGGTCTACGCCGCGGCCGCCACCTACCGGCAGTTGTACGGCATCAAGTAG
- a CDS encoding HD-GYP domain-containing protein: MQEVVLVVDDDKAILGYTAELLTGIGANVLSCNSPDEALAIIREKPIAIVVSDYYMPGMTGLELFSRMREFSHSIVKILMTSKADLAMAVGAINSGEVFRFLSKPWQDAEMVAAVRDGIRRYRMMLASSEDMEFLLHALGQTIELKDPLTKGHCERVATYAEIIARRMGLDMEAKHDLKVGSWLHDCGKIGVPEAILNAERGLTDGEMEVIRKHPLWGATVAEAANMPAVVVNIILHHHEHYNGRGYPMGLATDAIPLEARIVAAADVYDALRSSRPYRPGFSYSDTRGIMASMSGNQLDPAILETLFEGLEEYRDEEGDHPLPPPL, encoded by the coding sequence ATGCAGGAAGTTGTTCTTGTCGTGGATGACGATAAAGCCATTTTGGGCTATACGGCCGAACTATTGACCGGCATAGGCGCCAATGTCCTCTCCTGCAACTCTCCCGACGAGGCCCTGGCGATCATCAGGGAAAAGCCGATCGCCATCGTGGTTTCGGACTACTACATGCCCGGGATGACCGGGCTTGAACTCTTCAGCCGCATGCGGGAGTTTTCCCACAGCATCGTCAAGATCCTCATGACCTCCAAGGCGGACCTCGCCATGGCGGTGGGCGCCATCAACAGCGGCGAGGTGTTCCGCTTCCTGTCCAAACCGTGGCAGGATGCGGAGATGGTTGCCGCCGTGCGCGACGGGATACGTCGTTACCGGATGATGCTGGCTTCCAGCGAGGACATGGAGTTCCTTCTCCATGCCCTGGGGCAAACCATCGAACTGAAGGACCCGCTCACCAAGGGGCATTGCGAGCGGGTCGCGACCTATGCGGAGATTATCGCCCGGCGGATGGGCCTCGATATGGAAGCAAAGCACGACCTCAAGGTGGGGAGCTGGCTCCACGACTGCGGCAAGATCGGCGTCCCGGAGGCCATTCTGAATGCCGAGCGGGGCCTGACCGACGGGGAGATGGAGGTGATCCGCAAGCATCCCCTCTGGGGGGCGACCGTGGCCGAGGCCGCCAACATGCCGGCGGTCGTGGTAAACATCATCCTGCACCACCACGAACACTATAACGGCAGGGGGTATCCCATGGGGCTCGCGACAGACGCCATCCCCCTGGAAGCCCGGATCGTGGCGGCGGCGGACGTGTATGACGCCCTGCGTTCCTCGCGCCCCTACCGCCCCGGATTCTCCTACAGCGACACCCGCGGCATCATGGCATCCATGTCGGGTAATCAACTGGACCCGGCCATCCTGGAGACCCTCTTCGAGGGGCTCGAAGAGTACCGGGACGAGGAGGGCGATCATCCCCTTCCCCCCCCTCTCTAG
- the hisI gene encoding phosphoribosyl-AMP cyclohydrolase: protein MIQIDFDKMGGLIPAIIQDHVSGEVLMVAFMDKKTLDLTLESGKTWFFSRTRNKYWMKGEESGNTQEVVEVLTDCDADSVVIKVKQNGLAACHTGNRSCFYVKWENGQWVEHSNPLFNPDEVYKKG, encoded by the coding sequence ATGATTCAGATCGATTTCGACAAGATGGGCGGCCTGATCCCGGCCATTATCCAGGACCACGTCTCCGGCGAGGTGCTGATGGTGGCTTTCATGGACAAAAAGACCCTGGACCTGACCCTGGAGAGCGGCAAGACCTGGTTTTTCAGCCGCACCCGCAACAAGTACTGGATGAAGGGCGAGGAGTCGGGCAACACCCAGGAGGTGGTGGAGGTCCTGACCGACTGCGACGCCGACAGCGTGGTGATCAAGGTGAAACAGAACGGTCTGGCCGCCTGCCATACGGGCAACCGCAGCTGCTTCTATGTCAAATGGGAGAACGGTCAGTGGGTAGAACATTCGAATCCTTTGTTTAACCCCGATGAGGTCTATAAGAAGGGATGA